Proteins encoded together in one Vanessa cardui chromosome 19, ilVanCard2.1, whole genome shotgun sequence window:
- the LOC124538017 gene encoding uncharacterized protein LOC124538017 — MFSYFFILLTIFQFVTGEKGQNNAEMLGLDTKHNIKIDKDTVITKNMIFQKKNRVKSVNAHNHGSVEPDWSYSSFPKEVKSHVEQFKKNMSECLKEVQKNDRRPVKSLSPMKESPVHGECLIACVLKRNGVIENGKIHKDNLLTLVRKFYEKDDKLMKKLEKNLDRCIETSIKTKNDCAMASHLNDCTNDLMMNNKHKITVNY, encoded by the exons atgttttcctattttttcattttattaacaatttttcaaTTTGTTACGGGCGAAAAAGGTCAGAATAATGCAGAAATGCTAGGCCTAGATACTAAGCATAACATTAAAATCGACAAAGATACTGTCATAACGAAAAATATGAtctttcaaaagaaaaatcgtGTAAAAAGTG tCAACGCTCACAATCACGGAAGTGTCGAGCCGGATTGGTCATACAGTTCATTTCCTAAAGAAGTCAAGAGTCACGTTGagcaatttaaaaagaatatgtCCGAGTGCCTCAAAGAAGTTCAGAAGAATGATAGAAGACCGGTAAAGAGTTTGTCACCGATGAAAGAGTCGCCAGTACACGGCGAATGTCTTATTGCTTGTGTTTTAAAAAGGAACGGTGTTATTGAAAACGGAAAAATCCATAAAG ataatTTACTTACATTAGTGCGTAAATTTTATGAGAAAGatgataaattaatgaaaaaattggAGAAAAACTTAGATCGCTGTATTGAAACAAGCATTAAGACTAAAAACGACTGCGCAATGGCATCGCATCTAAATGACTGTACAAATGATCTCATGatgaataacaaacataaaattactGTGAACTATTAA